The region GAACGAAGGAAAGGTCGTCATGGGAGTCGCGCCCGACGACGCCGAGGCCGTCCTCGCAGCGATTCGCTCGCACCCCTACGGGCGGGACGCGGTGATCGTCGGCGAAGTCGTCGAAGGCGCTCATGTGGTTATGCGGACCGCGATCGGTGGGGAGCGGTTCATCGAACCGCCGATCGGCGACCCGGTCCCGCGTGTCTGCTGAGGACGACCATACCAGTTTTTTATGCCCGTCCTTGATCCGCCGATATACTATTAACACCGGTCTGCGGTCTTATGGAGAGGTATGATGGCATGACGGAGAAGACGGATATCGAGGTCCGGCTGGTGGATGTCTGGGACGTAGAGATGATCGCCGACCTCTACCGGGCTGGAGGATGGTGGGACGAGGTATGGGACCCCACGGGGCTCCGCGCTCTCATCACCGGGAGCTTCGCCTTTGCCGTCGCCGTCGACCTTGCGGCCGGCAAAGCGGTCGGCATGGGCAGGGTGCTCTCGGATGGGGTCTCGGACGCCTACATCCAGGACCTGGTCGTCCTCCCCGGCTACCGGGGCCGCGGCATCGGAACGATGATCTTATCAACGCTGCTTGATTACTGTAAATCTGCAGGTGTCACCTGGGTCGCCCTTGTTGCCGAACCCGGAACCGAAGCGTTCTATACCCCGCTCGGGTTCCGGAGAATGGAGGGGCATATACCCATGCGGTGGTACCCGGACGAGAGGTGAGGCAGTGCTGAAGTTCTCCGACTTCAAACCCGTGAGTCTGGACGATCGCGACCTCTTCTGGAGGCATTACCGGCAGTATCCCCAGGTGCACAGCGACAACACGTTTGCGAATATGGTCTGCTGGAACCACTATGCCGACTACCGCTTTGCGGAGCAAGACGGCTCGATCGTCCTTGCCAGCACCATCAACGGCATAAAATCGTTTCGGCCCCCCATCGGCCCCAAAAACCCGGACCTGATCGGGGATGTCATCGACCTCGCAATCAGGGAAGGGGGGGAGTCCCCCTTGCTGATACTTGACCCGGCGAACGAAGAATGGGTCCGGGAACTCTACCCGGACCTGACCCTGCATGCGGACCGGGACTTCTTCGACTACATCTACCGG is a window of Methanoculleus sp. 7T DNA encoding:
- a CDS encoding GNAT family N-acetyltransferase is translated as MTEKTDIEVRLVDVWDVEMIADLYRAGGWWDEVWDPTGLRALITGSFAFAVAVDLAAGKAVGMGRVLSDGVSDAYIQDLVVLPGYRGRGIGTMILSTLLDYCKSAGVTWVALVAEPGTEAFYTPLGFRRMEGHIPMRWYPDER